From the genome of Thunnus thynnus chromosome 1, fThuThy2.1, whole genome shotgun sequence, one region includes:
- the arl6 gene encoding ADP-ribosylation factor-like protein 6, with translation MGLFDKLAGWLGLKKEVNVLCLGLDNSGKTTIINQLKPSNAQAQDIVPTIGFSIEKFKTSSLSFTVFDMSGQGRYRNLWEHYYKEGQAIIFVIDSADKLRMVVAKEELDTLLNHPDIKHRRVPILFFANKMDVRDSLSSVKVSQLLCLENIKDKPWHICATDALKGEGLQEGVDWLQDQIKTMRT, from the exons ATGGGGCTGTTTGACAAGTTGGCAGGATGGCTGGGGTTGAAGAAGGAGGTAAATGTGCTGTGTCTTGGCCTGGACAACAGTGGAAAAACCACCATCATCAACCAGCTCAAGCCCTCTAAT GCTCAGGCACAAGACATCGTCCCAACCATTGGCTTCAGCATAGAAAAGTTCAAGACATCCAG TCTTTCCTTCACAGTGTTTGACATGTCTGGTCAAGGCAGATACAGAAACCTCTGGGAACATTACTACAA GGAGGGTCAGGCTATCATATTTGTCATTGATAGTGCAGATAAGCTGAGGATGGTTGTGGCCAAAGAAGAGCTGGACACATTACTAAATCATCCCG ATATTAAACACAGGCGGGTCCCCATCCTGTTCTTTGCTAACAAGATGGATGTCAGGGATTCTCTGTCTTCAGTTAAGGTCTCACAGCTGCTCTGCTTGGAAAACATCAAAGATAAACCCTGGCACATCTG TGCTACTGATGCTCTGAAAGGAGAAGGCTTACAGGAAGGAGTGGACTGGTTACAAG